Proteins encoded within one genomic window of Triticum aestivum cultivar Chinese Spring chromosome 2D, IWGSC CS RefSeq v2.1, whole genome shotgun sequence:
- the LOC123055093 gene encoding probable inactive purple acid phosphatase 2 — protein sequence MSPWALLFLAAHLAAGEPTSITTLTATPAKPTKPDHAVTLQWSNLPDPSPLDYVAVYSPPSSGDLDYLGFLFLNSSASWATGAGSLTLPRLPDLRAPYQFRLFRGPPGRNPRVDQHVDPLPDASRRAAVSGNVAYEGSGARPAQLHLAFTDEADEMRVMFVCGDGGRRSVRYGPAGRREEEWEEVPAEASTYEQRHMCGYPANHSVGWRHPGFVFDGVMEGLRPGSRYFYKVGNDLGGWSETYSFISRDTEANETIAFLFGDLGTYVPYNTYFRTPQESLSTVKWILRDLQALNDKPAVISHIGDISYAKGYAWLWDHFFEQIEPIAANTPYHVCIGNHEYDWPSQPWKPSWAANIYGGNDAGGECGVPYSIKFKMPGNSSLPTSTIAPDTRNLYYSYDAGVVHFVYMSTETDFTHGSDQYNYIKADLERLNRSRTPFVVFQGHRPMYTSSNESKDTAHREQMIQHLEPLFVKHGVTLALWGHVHRYERFCPMKNYQCLNTSSSFVDPGAPVHVVIGMAGQDYQASWEPRPDHPEVPIFPQPQRSMYRGAEFGYAKLVATREKLTLTYIGNHDGQVHDMVEILSPQVDTDSAPDKLVGAMPKKMRYLGIAGSVMLAMLLGFMAGFAVRRKTDPARWSPVQDEES from the exons ATGTCGCCTTGGGCCTTGCTCTTTCTAGCCGCCCACCTCGCGGCCGGCGAGCCCACCTCCATCACGACCCTCACCGCCACCCCGGCGAAGCCGACCAAACCAGACCACGCAGTCACCCTCCAATGGTCCAACCTCCCCGACCCGAGCCCGCTCGACTACGTGGCCGTCTACTCCCCGCCGTCCTCCGGCGACCTCGACTACCTCGGCTTCCTCttcctcaactcctccgcctcctggGCCACGGGCGCCGGCAGCCTCACGCTCCCGCGCCTGCCCGACCTGCGCGCCCCCTACCAGTTCCGCCTCTTCCGGGGCCCGCCGGGCCGGAACCCGCGCGTTGACCAGCATGTCGACCCGCTCCCCGacgccagccgccgcgccgccgtctcgggcaaCGTGGCCTACGAGGGATCCGGCGCCCGGCCCGCCCAGCTGCACCTGGCGTTCACCGACGAGGCGGACGAGATGCGGGTGATGTTCGTGTGCGGCGACGGCGGGAGGAGGTCGGTGAGGTACGGGCCCGCCGGCCGGCGCGAGGAGGAGTGGGAAGAGgtgccggcggaggcgagcacgtATGAGCAGCGCCACATGTGCGGCTACCCGGCGAACCATAGCGTCGGGTGGCGCCACCCTGGGTTCGTCTTCGACGGCGTCATGGAGGGGCTGCGGCCTGGGTCAAGGTACTTCTACAAG GTTGGCAATGATCTAGGAGGTTGGAGTGAGACATACAGCTTCATCTCACGCGACACCGAGGCCAACGAGACCATCGCATTCCTCTTTGGTGATCTGGGCACTTACGTTCCTTACAACACCTACTTTCGAACACCTCAAGAAAGTCTGTCAACTGTGAAATGGATTCTCCGTGATCTCCAAGCCCTTAACGACAAACCTGCGGTCATTTCACATATCGGTGACATCAGCTACGCTAAGGGTTATGCGTGGTTATGGGATCATTTCTTTGAACAGATTGAGCCTATTGCTGCCAATACACCATACCATGTCTGCATTGGGAATCATGAGTATGACTGGCCTTCCCAACCTTGGAAACCCTCCTGGGCTGCAAACATATATGGTGGGAATGATGCTGGCGGCGAATGCGGAGTACCATACAGCATCAAGTTCAAAATGCCTGGAAATTCTTCTCTCCCTACCAGCACCATTGCTCCTGACACCCGGAATCTCTACTACTCCTATGACGCAGGTGTTGTTCATTTTGTTTACATGTCTACTGAGACTGACTTCACTCATGGCAGTGATCAATACAACTATATAAAAGCCGACCTCGAGCGCCTCAACCGGAGTCGAACACCATTCGTCGTGTTCCAGGGCCACCGTCCGATGTACACCTCAAGCAACGAGTCCAAGGACACGGCTCACAGGGAGCAGATGATTCAGCATCTGGAGCCTCTCTTTGTGAAACACGGCGTGACACTCGCTCTGTGGGGGCATGTTCACAGGTATGAGAGGTTCTGCCCCATGAAGAACTATCAGTGCCTTAACACTTCGTCGAGCTTCGTGGACCCTGGTGCTCCTGTGCATGTTGTGATCGGGATGGCTGGGCAGGACTACCAAGCAAGCTGGGAACCGAGACCTGACCACCCCGAAGTCCCCATATTCCCGCAGCCGCAGAGGTCCATGTACCGTGGCGCTGAATTCGGGTACGCAAAACTTGTGGCCACAAGGGAGAAGTTGACACTGACATACATTGGTAACCATGATGGGCAAGTCCATGACATGGTTGAAATATTGTCGCCGCAAGTCGATACCGACAGCGCACCTGATAAGCTGGTCGGTGCGATGCCGAAGAAGATGAGATACCTGGGAATTGCCGGCAGCGTGATGCTTGCGATGCTGCTCGGATTCATGGCTGGCTTTGCTGTTAGAAGGAAGACGGACCCGGCACGATGGAGTCCTGTACAAGATGAGGAATCCTAA
- the LOC123055091 gene encoding probable carboxylesterase Os04g0669600 produces the protein MAAPPPAPAAAAAARAGGLVLWLHGSAETGEQSRAQIAPYFSAAPAVRLTFPTAPIACVGDVVLNAWFGIPEVPITATTVRDEQGVLEAVEHVHEMLDKEVAAGTSPTNIFVCGLSQGGALAIASVLLYHKTLGGCAVFSGSVPLSKSFADRVTPEARKTPVLWFHGMADGVVLFEAGHAGCAFLQELGMACEFKTYPTLGHLLVDEELQYFRRWIFDRLGISQGTKDARPSSSSSNHEDLH, from the exons ATGGCGGCGCCTCCCcccgctcctgctgctgctgcggcggcgaggGCCGGCGGGCTGGTCCTGTGGCTGCACGGCTCCGCCGAGACGGGGGAGCAGAGCCGCGCCCAGATCGCGCCCTACTtctccgccgcccccgccgtccgcCTCACCTTCCCCACCGCCCCCATCGCCTGCGTTG GTGACGTGGTGCTCAATGCGTGGTTCGGCATCCCGGAGGTCCCCATAACCGCT ACCACTGTTAGAGATGAGCAAGGAGTCCTGGAAGCTGTTGAGCATGTGCACGAAATGTTGGACAAAGAAGTGGCTGCCGGGACGAGTCCTACAAACATTTTCGTTTGTGGATTAAGCCAAGGAG GTGCTCTAGCCATAGCAAGTGTTCTGCTCTACCACAAGACTTTAGGTGGGTGTGCTGTTTTCAGTGGTTCAGTTCCTCTGAGCAAATCATTTGCTGACAGGGTGACACCTGAAGCCAGAAAG ACGCCGGTTTTATGGTTCCATGGGATGGCAGACGGGGTGGTACTATTCGAAGCCGGGCATGCCGGGTGCGCATTTCTCCAAGAGCTTGGCATGGCCTGCGAATTCAAG ACTTATCCGACCCTTGGGCACTTGCTTGTGGATGAAGAGCTCCAGTATTTTCGACGATGGATATTCGATCGTCTAGGGATCTCTCAAGGAACTAAAGATGCAAggccatcatcgtcatcatcgaACCACGAAGATCTCCACTAG